The following proteins are co-located in the Desulfatitalea tepidiphila genome:
- a CDS encoding DVU0150 family protein, whose product MKRLRMITGAVGLQLFALITSAWAGGEKASEIVVVADTRVLHNPIVRYIADTYNTNLWLFAVWSVVLTALFGAFLGFLMDWLINKTGLDLSSRKIIEH is encoded by the coding sequence ATGAAAAGGTTGCGCATGATCACCGGGGCGGTCGGCTTACAGCTTTTCGCTCTCATCACCTCCGCCTGGGCAGGCGGAGAAAAAGCGTCGGAAATTGTCGTAGTAGCGGATACGCGGGTGCTTCATAATCCAATTGTGCGATACATTGCAGACACTTACAACACGAACCTGTGGTTGTTCGCCGTCTGGAGCGTGGTCCTGACCGCCCTTTTCGGGGCGTTTCTTGGATTCTTGATGGACTGGCTGATCAACAAGACCGGTCTGGACCTCAGCAGTCGCAAAATTATCGAGCACTGA
- the upp gene encoding uracil phosphoribosyltransferase, producing MPVKLVQHPLIRHKLGLMRVNDVTTKDFRDLASEVATLLTYEATKDLPTEPTTIQGWAGPIQVERIKGKKITVVPILRAGLGMMNGVLNMIPSARVSVIGLYRNEKTLEPVKYYVKMTSNMEERIALILDPMLATGGTLIATIDQIKAAGCRMIRGIFLVAAPEGLRNLEKRHPDVEIFVAAIDEHLNDIGYILPGLGDAGDKIFGTK from the coding sequence TTGCCTGTCAAACTGGTGCAACACCCACTGATTCGACACAAGTTGGGATTGATGCGGGTCAACGATGTGACGACCAAGGATTTTCGTGACCTGGCGTCTGAAGTCGCCACGCTGCTGACCTACGAAGCCACCAAGGATCTGCCCACCGAGCCCACGACGATCCAGGGATGGGCCGGCCCGATTCAAGTCGAGAGGATCAAGGGAAAGAAGATTACGGTCGTTCCCATCTTAAGGGCCGGGCTCGGGATGATGAACGGCGTGTTGAACATGATCCCTTCCGCCAGGGTGAGCGTCATCGGCCTTTACCGCAACGAGAAGACCCTGGAGCCGGTGAAGTACTATGTGAAGATGACCAGCAACATGGAGGAGCGCATCGCCCTGATTCTGGACCCCATGTTGGCCACGGGCGGAACGCTGATCGCCACCATCGACCAGATCAAGGCCGCGGGCTGCCGGATGATCAGGGGGATTTTCCTTGTGGCGGCGCCCGAGGGCCTGCGAAATTTGGAAAAGCGCCATCCGGATGTGGAGATTTTCGTGGCTGCCATCGACGAGCACCTCAACGACATCGGATACATTCTGCCCGGACTGGGCGATGCCGGCGACAAGATTTTCGGCACCAAGTAG
- a CDS encoding AAA family ATPase, which yields MASYQLQILKAMQQPEFYPHPVSRLHQCETHISTVFLTGSFVYKIKKPVNLGFLDFTTLELRRHYCEREVMLNRRLSRDVYLEVVPITSQPSGYQFHGPGHPVEYAVKMRQLAEDDVMIERLKRSAVADDDIDDLARRLVSFYRETATVGKNGIIDERPDAVPPWQENFDVLRPFAGRYLDRTAFETIETATHRFFKSRRPLFERRIESGKIKDCHGDLRSDHIYFTQEGIQIIDCIEFNDRFRFQDIISDLAFLAMDLEDQGFPETADTIIRRYVEHTDDLDALPVLDFYRCYRAMVRCKVSCLRIEQLVPGSPAREGSQTAAKKYLGMAHGYAAAFQRPALWVVFGLPASGKSTFAAELGEIFDIEILRSDVIRKQLFHANGRLEGPTAFGKGLYTPDATTATYDRMLSMAHERLDCQESVILDATFAKAAWRTAACDIGRRSQANTIFIECRASDATLAARLRERETKPSVSDARVSHMGEFKSSFQPYTPTEGVFHQIVDTEKPLRHALRQTILLHVLGSRFQSVSSAG from the coding sequence ATGGCATCTTACCAGCTCCAAATCCTCAAAGCCATGCAGCAGCCGGAATTTTATCCCCACCCCGTCAGCCGCCTCCACCAATGCGAAACGCACATTTCGACGGTGTTTCTGACAGGATCCTTTGTCTACAAAATCAAAAAGCCGGTCAATCTCGGATTCCTGGACTTCACGACCCTCGAACTTCGGCGTCATTATTGTGAACGGGAAGTCATGCTGAACCGGAGACTGTCCCGGGACGTTTATCTCGAAGTCGTTCCCATCACTTCGCAACCGTCCGGTTACCAGTTCCATGGACCGGGACATCCGGTCGAATATGCAGTCAAGATGCGGCAGCTTGCCGAGGACGACGTCATGATCGAGAGGCTCAAGCGATCCGCCGTCGCGGACGACGATATCGACGACCTCGCGCGACGCCTGGTTTCCTTCTATCGAGAGACCGCGACGGTCGGGAAAAACGGCATAATCGACGAGCGTCCGGACGCGGTGCCGCCCTGGCAGGAGAACTTCGACGTGCTTCGACCGTTTGCCGGCCGGTACCTGGACCGAACCGCCTTCGAAACCATCGAAACGGCGACACACCGTTTTTTCAAATCGCGCCGACCGCTGTTCGAACGTCGGATCGAGAGCGGCAAGATCAAAGATTGCCACGGCGACCTGCGGAGCGATCATATCTACTTCACGCAGGAGGGCATCCAGATCATCGACTGCATCGAGTTCAACGACCGCTTCCGCTTCCAGGACATCATCAGCGACCTGGCCTTCCTGGCCATGGACCTGGAAGATCAGGGCTTTCCCGAAACAGCCGACACTATTATCCGTCGGTACGTGGAACATACAGACGATCTGGATGCCCTGCCCGTATTAGATTTTTATCGATGTTATCGTGCCATGGTGCGATGCAAAGTGAGCTGCCTGCGCATCGAACAACTGGTGCCGGGCTCGCCGGCGCGGGAAGGTTCTCAAACGGCTGCCAAAAAGTATTTGGGCATGGCCCATGGCTATGCCGCCGCCTTCCAACGACCGGCCCTGTGGGTGGTGTTCGGTCTGCCGGCAAGCGGCAAAAGCACCTTTGCCGCCGAACTTGGAGAAATTTTCGATATCGAGATTCTCCGATCGGATGTGATCCGCAAGCAATTATTCCATGCAAACGGCCGGTTGGAGGGCCCCACTGCATTCGGAAAAGGCCTCTACACGCCTGATGCCACGACGGCCACCTATGACCGCATGCTTTCGATGGCCCATGAGCGGCTCGACTGCCAGGAAAGCGTGATTCTGGATGCCACCTTCGCCAAGGCAGCCTGGCGCACCGCCGCCTGCGATATCGGCCGGCGGTCGCAAGCAAACACTATCTTCATCGAGTGCAGGGCTTCCGACGCAACCCTTGCCGCCAGGCTCCGCGAGCGGGAGACGAAACCGTCAGTATCCGATGCCCGCGTTTCCCACATGGGCGAATTCAAAAGCAGCTTCCAGCCTTACACGCCAACCGAGGGGGTTTTTCATCAGATCGTGGATACTGAAAAACCCCTTCGGCACGCTTTACGACAAACCATTCTCCTGCATGTACTCGGCAGCCGCTTCCAAAGCGTTTCTTCGGCCGGCTAA
- a CDS encoding glycogen/starch/alpha-glucan phosphorylase — MSAPNAVVQTLAPSEVRSFDTLRTSVMHHICFTLGNDPSKPSQYAAFMGLAYSVRDRLIERWIETQRALYDTLAKRVYFLSLEFLPGRFLKNYLISLRMEEEARQTMADMGFDLDELEEEEWDAGLGNGGLGRLASCYMDSLACLDLPGYGYGIRYDYGIFHQIIDNGYQREQSDNWRRQGTPWEIQRRHYLLPVRFYGRTETYRDAAGRQRYRWVDGEVVMAMACDIMVPGYGDDHVTNMRLWAAQSSREFNLENFNQGDYIGAVQSKVVSENISKVLYPSDEKEWGKELRLKQQYFFVAATLNDILRRYRKLNRSFADLPNFVAIQLNDTHPSIAVPELMRLLMDEEGLGWDESWRICEQTFAYTNHTVLPEALETWPVDLMARLLPRHMQIIFEINHRFLETVRGRRSGDEGLAARVSLIGEGAVQHVRMAHLAIVGSHTVNGVAELHSQILKKELFRDFHALYPRRFRNVTNGVTPRRWLAQCNPELSSLITSVIGPDWICDLERLEELVPYAEDADFRQRWMATKQANKKRLARYILRKIKLGVDPDTLFDVQVKRIHEYKRQLLNVLHVITLFNRIKAAPQADVVPRTVIFAGKAAPAYYLAKLIIKLINSVANVVNSDPDVHGRLRVLFLPNYCVSQAEKIVPAVDLSEQISTAGMEASGTSNMKMALNGALTIGTLDGANIEIMEAVGRENIFIFGLTAEQVMERRKNGNDPNACVRGDDELRSALDTIASGVCSAHDPSLFAPILGAIYERGDYYMLLADYRAYVEAQETAARLFADREAWARRSILNTARMGRFSSDRAVMEYANHIWHVRRLV, encoded by the coding sequence ATGAGTGCCCCCAACGCAGTCGTTCAAACCCTTGCACCCTCCGAAGTACGCTCCTTTGACACCCTCAGAACAAGCGTCATGCACCACATCTGTTTCACGTTGGGCAACGACCCGTCAAAACCCAGTCAATATGCCGCGTTCATGGGATTGGCCTACAGCGTGCGCGATCGTTTGATCGAACGCTGGATCGAAACCCAGCGAGCGCTTTACGACACGCTGGCCAAGCGGGTCTATTTTCTCTCGCTCGAATTTTTGCCCGGTCGTTTCTTGAAAAACTACCTGATCAGCCTGCGTATGGAAGAAGAAGCCCGTCAGACCATGGCCGACATGGGATTCGACCTGGACGAGCTGGAGGAAGAGGAGTGGGACGCGGGTTTGGGCAACGGCGGATTGGGTCGTCTGGCCTCGTGCTACATGGACTCACTGGCCTGCCTCGACCTGCCGGGCTATGGATATGGGATTCGATATGATTACGGCATTTTTCACCAGATCATCGACAACGGCTACCAGCGCGAACAGTCGGACAACTGGCGGCGTCAGGGCACCCCTTGGGAAATTCAGCGGCGTCATTATCTGTTGCCGGTACGGTTCTACGGCCGCACCGAAACCTACCGCGACGCGGCGGGTCGCCAGCGTTATCGCTGGGTGGACGGTGAAGTGGTCATGGCCATGGCCTGCGACATCATGGTGCCGGGTTACGGCGACGACCATGTGACCAACATGCGGCTGTGGGCGGCCCAATCGAGCCGTGAATTTAACCTGGAAAACTTCAATCAGGGCGATTACATCGGCGCGGTGCAGTCCAAGGTGGTGAGCGAAAACATCTCAAAGGTACTTTACCCGAGCGACGAAAAAGAGTGGGGCAAGGAGCTGCGGCTCAAACAGCAGTACTTCTTTGTGGCCGCCACGCTGAACGATATTCTGCGCCGCTACCGCAAACTGAACCGTTCCTTCGCCGATCTGCCCAATTTTGTCGCCATTCAGCTCAACGACACCCATCCCAGCATCGCGGTTCCTGAACTCATGCGGCTGCTCATGGACGAAGAGGGATTGGGATGGGACGAGTCGTGGCGGATCTGCGAGCAGACCTTCGCCTATACCAACCACACCGTGCTGCCCGAGGCGCTTGAAACCTGGCCGGTGGATCTCATGGCCCGGCTGCTGCCGCGCCACATGCAGATCATTTTCGAGATCAACCACCGGTTCCTGGAAACGGTGCGCGGGCGCCGTTCGGGCGATGAAGGATTGGCCGCCCGGGTCTCTCTGATCGGTGAAGGCGCCGTGCAGCATGTGCGCATGGCCCATCTGGCCATCGTCGGAAGTCATACCGTCAATGGCGTAGCCGAGCTGCACAGCCAGATCCTGAAGAAAGAATTGTTCCGCGATTTTCATGCGCTCTATCCCCGGCGTTTCCGCAATGTCACCAACGGCGTCACACCCCGACGCTGGCTGGCCCAGTGCAATCCCGAACTCTCCTCCCTGATCACCTCGGTCATCGGTCCGGATTGGATCTGCGATCTGGAACGGCTGGAGGAGCTCGTTCCGTATGCCGAAGACGCCGACTTCCGCCAACGGTGGATGGCCACCAAACAGGCCAATAAAAAGCGATTGGCACGTTACATCCTGCGCAAAATCAAACTGGGCGTCGATCCCGACACCCTGTTCGATGTCCAGGTCAAGCGCATCCACGAATACAAACGCCAGCTGCTCAATGTGCTCCACGTCATCACTCTTTTTAACCGCATCAAAGCCGCCCCTCAGGCGGACGTGGTGCCGCGCACCGTCATCTTCGCCGGAAAGGCGGCACCGGCCTACTACCTGGCCAAACTGATCATCAAACTGATCAATTCCGTGGCCAACGTGGTCAACAGCGATCCGGATGTCCACGGCCGGTTGAGGGTGCTCTTTCTGCCCAACTATTGCGTCTCCCAGGCGGAAAAGATCGTTCCGGCCGTGGACCTTTCCGAGCAGATCTCCACGGCCGGCATGGAAGCCTCGGGCACGAGCAACATGAAGATGGCGCTGAACGGTGCACTGACCATCGGTACCCTGGATGGGGCCAACATCGAAATCATGGAGGCCGTGGGCCGCGAAAATATCTTCATCTTCGGTCTGACGGCCGAACAGGTCATGGAGAGGCGTAAGAACGGCAACGATCCGAATGCCTGTGTCCGCGGTGACGATGAATTGCGATCCGCATTGGACACCATCGCGTCGGGGGTATGCTCCGCCCACGATCCATCATTGTTTGCCCCTATCCTTGGCGCTATCTACGAACGCGGCGACTACTACATGCTGCTTGCCGACTACCGCGCCTATGTCGAGGCCCAGGAAACGGCCGCCCGGCTGTTTGCCGACAGGGAAGCATGGGCCCGCAGGTCGATTCTCAATACGGCCCGCATGGGACGGTTTTCAAGCGATCGTGCGGTGATGGAGTATGCCAACCACATCTGGCACGTCCGACGCCTCGTGTAG
- a CDS encoding sigma 54-interacting transcriptional regulator, producing the protein MLHIFKRRPSEEGRNLRDAPGASTLQAKMRLGLIPPIILVLVLTGYLSFRLHAVFINEMLESAARLQVQALSRDVESYLAAGARDLRLIARNAPDPEALRNHLATLGTSSGIRYLELSFISQKTDQHRFFFTHEKEIHQAAPQHADQIDPGPLSFYDQLSHLAPGQVWASKVLRLEYPLFSTEHPNQKVVAWVIFFGTPVAGVKSGQSGYLLLAAEVRGLRDILTRHRAETFAIRSKVQGTGKGGSYFVDAEGWILFEAEAVESPITELGTDMARADFSGTLGNENLSVAFLPDQAFESYWRMIADIRYGRSGVIWQKGPGAPKSILGDRYTAYAPVWFHGDKTGRPTIYGGVTISERSRLTEIAMFKQIDIIFIIILVTVLLFIVLIELLGRTITLPIRRLVSALDHIRRNGSGEPLSIKCRGQEIQRLQAGINQVLEAIQQRSADEQMVTMERQAAALKDLTPLTETDIPSLSLDRTKDILSEMVGVGPKIERLKQEILKAARAGADVLILGETGTGKQLTAEAIHRHSQRCNQPFVAINCGELDENLLLDTLFGHVKGAFTEARTGRKGAFLEAEGGILFLDEIQTASPRVQQALLRATAQRKIKPLGSDKEIDIDVRLIAATNADLSRLVEQGVFRQDLYFRLKVITIATPSLREQPESIVILAWHYFLKAREMARKEQLLLTKGAMEKMKRYRWPGNVRELINCITRAVVMAEGRLIRADDMALEGDDNLVQRLQSDEPGRDSVANTQVNESDAAAIALHHRLNTRQANIYPLIVSQGGITRSEYHAFWEGAISSRTALYDLQDLVDKGLLRKLGQGPATRYVPCANVSPQQEP; encoded by the coding sequence ATGCTGCACATTTTCAAACGCAGGCCATCCGAAGAGGGGCGCAATTTGCGCGATGCCCCCGGCGCAAGCACGCTTCAAGCAAAAATGCGCCTCGGGCTGATCCCGCCCATTATCCTCGTACTCGTTCTGACCGGCTACCTTTCCTTTAGACTTCATGCCGTATTCATAAACGAAATGCTCGAAAGTGCCGCCCGTCTGCAGGTGCAGGCCCTATCACGGGATGTGGAATCCTATCTCGCAGCCGGCGCCCGGGATTTGCGCCTAATTGCCAGAAACGCACCGGATCCGGAAGCATTGCGCAATCACCTCGCAACACTGGGCACGTCGTCGGGCATACGTTATCTCGAACTCTCCTTTATCTCGCAAAAGACCGATCAACACCGTTTCTTCTTCACGCATGAAAAGGAGATTCATCAGGCCGCGCCGCAGCATGCCGACCAGATCGACCCTGGCCCGCTCAGCTTTTACGACCAACTGAGCCACCTAGCGCCGGGCCAGGTATGGGCGTCGAAAGTATTGAGGCTTGAGTATCCCCTTTTTTCCACCGAACACCCCAATCAAAAGGTCGTTGCCTGGGTGATATTTTTTGGAACGCCTGTTGCAGGAGTCAAATCTGGTCAAAGCGGATATCTGTTGCTGGCCGCCGAGGTCCGCGGGCTGCGCGACATCCTCACCAGGCATCGTGCCGAAACCTTTGCCATTCGTTCCAAAGTTCAGGGGACCGGAAAAGGCGGAAGCTATTTCGTCGATGCGGAAGGGTGGATTTTGTTTGAAGCTGAAGCGGTCGAATCCCCAATAACCGAGCTGGGTACCGATATGGCGCGGGCCGACTTTTCAGGCACCCTCGGAAACGAAAACCTGTCGGTGGCTTTTTTGCCCGATCAGGCATTCGAGAGTTATTGGAGAATGATCGCCGATATCCGCTACGGTCGCAGCGGCGTCATCTGGCAAAAAGGCCCCGGCGCCCCAAAAAGCATCTTGGGTGACCGGTATACCGCCTATGCGCCGGTATGGTTCCACGGGGACAAAACCGGCCGGCCGACCATCTATGGCGGCGTCACCATCAGCGAGCGCTCTCGTTTGACCGAAATCGCCATGTTCAAACAGATCGACATCATATTCATCATCATTCTCGTGACAGTGCTGCTGTTCATCGTTCTCATCGAATTATTAGGCCGAACCATCACCCTGCCGATCCGACGACTCGTGTCGGCACTTGACCACATCCGCCGGAACGGAAGCGGGGAACCCTTGTCGATCAAATGCCGGGGACAGGAGATCCAGCGCCTTCAAGCCGGTATCAACCAAGTACTGGAAGCGATTCAGCAAAGAAGCGCCGATGAGCAGATGGTGACGATGGAACGCCAGGCCGCCGCACTTAAGGATCTGACACCACTCACCGAAACGGATATTCCCTCGTTGTCTTTGGATCGAACAAAAGACATTTTGTCGGAGATGGTCGGCGTGGGCCCAAAAATTGAGCGATTGAAGCAGGAAATCCTCAAAGCGGCCCGGGCCGGCGCCGATGTGCTCATTCTCGGAGAGACCGGCACCGGCAAGCAACTCACTGCGGAAGCCATTCACCGCCACAGCCAACGGTGCAACCAGCCTTTCGTGGCCATCAATTGCGGGGAACTGGACGAAAATCTCCTGCTGGACACTTTGTTCGGCCACGTGAAAGGGGCCTTTACCGAGGCCAGGACCGGCCGTAAAGGCGCATTCCTGGAGGCCGAAGGGGGCATCCTTTTTCTGGACGAAATCCAGACGGCCTCTCCACGGGTACAACAGGCGCTCTTGCGGGCCACGGCCCAGCGCAAGATAAAACCGCTGGGCAGCGACAAAGAGATCGACATCGATGTCCGACTGATCGCCGCCACCAATGCGGACCTCAGCCGACTGGTGGAACAGGGCGTCTTTCGCCAGGATCTTTACTTCCGCCTCAAGGTCATCACCATTGCAACACCCTCGTTGCGTGAACAGCCGGAAAGCATTGTGATCCTGGCATGGCACTATTTCCTTAAAGCCAGGGAAATGGCACGGAAGGAACAACTGCTCCTGACCAAAGGTGCGATGGAAAAAATGAAACGGTACCGCTGGCCGGGCAATGTCCGCGAACTGATCAATTGCATCACGCGGGCCGTGGTCATGGCCGAGGGACGGTTGATCCGGGCCGACGATATGGCTCTTGAAGGCGATGACAATTTGGTGCAACGGCTGCAGTCCGATGAGCCGGGCCGCGATTCGGTCGCCAATACCCAGGTCAATGAATCAGATGCGGCCGCAATCGCCCTCCACCATAGGCTGAACACCCGGCAGGCCAACATCTATCCCCTGATTGTCAGCCAGGGAGGCATCACCCGCAGCGAATACCACGCGTTCTGGGAAGGCGCCATCTCGTCCAGGACGGCCCTCTATGACCTGCAGGATCTGGTCGACAAAGGATTGCTGCGAAAACTCGGTCAGGGGCCGGCCACGCGTTATGTCCCCTGCGCGAATGTCTCACCCCAACAAGAACCTTGA
- a CDS encoding L,D-transpeptidase has product MKHCLDRITWRRGVLVILCCFWAVHWGYAPVFGNSTQMQQRSTYTLAPGNALIGHPWEHAIQKGETLLDVARLYDLGFNEIELLHPDWDPWLPTVGAQVMIPSFWVLPHAGPAEIVINVAELRLYRFSKDRRRVTTFPIGIGEKDAVTPIGNFTISDKKENPSWSVPPSLRHKYDVRWFPPGPDNPLGDFWMGLNGTRYGIHGTDVPWSIGRLVTHGCIRLYPEDITVLFDQVAVGTQVNLIYQPVKIGPLNDRIFVEVHPDIYGRIGDLVSFGFALLHERGLVYRVDAKKMYRALKQQNGLPADVTRDPPLQAAEEGG; this is encoded by the coding sequence GTGAAACACTGCCTCGACCGGATAACCTGGCGCCGGGGTGTTCTGGTCATCCTCTGCTGTTTTTGGGCGGTCCACTGGGGTTATGCCCCGGTGTTCGGCAACTCTACCCAAATGCAGCAGCGGAGTACCTACACCCTGGCACCGGGCAACGCGCTTATCGGCCACCCGTGGGAGCATGCGATCCAAAAAGGTGAAACCCTGCTGGATGTCGCCCGACTCTATGACCTGGGCTTCAACGAGATCGAACTGCTTCACCCCGACTGGGACCCATGGTTGCCGACCGTCGGCGCCCAGGTCATGATTCCCTCCTTCTGGGTCCTGCCCCACGCAGGCCCTGCGGAGATCGTGATCAACGTGGCTGAACTGCGTCTCTACCGCTTCTCCAAGGATCGCCGGCGGGTGACGACCTTTCCCATCGGCATCGGCGAAAAGGATGCGGTCACCCCCATCGGGAACTTCACCATCAGCGACAAAAAAGAGAATCCTTCCTGGTCCGTGCCCCCCTCTTTACGGCACAAATATGACGTTCGTTGGTTTCCTCCCGGCCCGGACAATCCCCTGGGCGACTTCTGGATGGGACTCAACGGCACCCGCTATGGCATCCACGGCACCGATGTGCCCTGGTCGATCGGCCGGTTGGTGACGCATGGATGTATCCGTCTCTATCCCGAAGATATTACCGTACTGTTCGACCAGGTGGCGGTCGGCACCCAGGTCAACCTCATCTACCAACCCGTCAAGATCGGACCGCTGAACGATCGCATCTTCGTCGAAGTTCACCCGGACATCTACGGGCGCATCGGCGACCTGGTGAGCTTCGGGTTCGCCCTGCTGCACGAACGCGGCCTGGTTTACCGCGTCGATGCCAAAAAGATGTATCGGGCACTGAAACAGCAAAACGGTCTCCCGGCCGACGTCACACGGGATCCCCCCTTGCAGGCGGCCGAAGAAGGCGGTTGA
- a CDS encoding sulfite exporter TauE/SafE family protein — protein MDVLNSSWLYLYMPIAGMQIFWPGLVLIGFSVGTIGGFFGMGGAWMVTPGLNILGFPMAFAIGTDMAHIAGKSMISTLRHSKFGNVDYKLGLVMLIGTMAGIEAGAQLVMYLERLGRVDAIVRWVYVGFLALIATMVFYDYAKATQQRKAGQVGEHGAKGITWYTALHQIKIPPMVHFKVAGFTCSIWLPVGVSFLTGILAGFLGIGGGLLRMPALVYLIGCPTHIAVGTDLFEVMISGLYGAFTYSLKGRIEIVAVFVMLTGAAIGAQIGTVATKYAQGYGIRVAFGIAVVCCMLSVILKQFKFNVSAAVLILSTIALICLYIIKIFWQGAAEEIRSKRRLQHQQSQGTV, from the coding sequence ATGGACGTTCTCAACTCATCGTGGCTTTATCTTTATATGCCCATTGCCGGCATGCAGATCTTCTGGCCGGGCCTGGTGCTCATTGGCTTCTCGGTCGGCACCATCGGGGGGTTCTTCGGAATGGGCGGGGCTTGGATGGTCACACCCGGTCTGAATATTCTCGGTTTTCCCATGGCGTTTGCCATCGGCACCGACATGGCCCACATCGCCGGCAAATCGATGATCTCCACCCTGCGGCATTCCAAATTCGGAAATGTGGACTACAAGCTGGGCCTGGTGATGCTGATCGGAACCATGGCCGGGATAGAGGCCGGTGCCCAGCTCGTCATGTACCTGGAGCGTCTCGGCCGAGTGGATGCCATCGTTCGCTGGGTCTATGTGGGATTTCTGGCCCTGATCGCCACCATGGTATTCTACGATTACGCCAAGGCCACCCAACAGAGAAAAGCCGGGCAGGTCGGCGAACACGGCGCCAAGGGTATCACATGGTACACGGCACTGCACCAGATCAAGATACCTCCCATGGTCCATTTCAAAGTGGCGGGCTTCACCTGTTCGATCTGGCTGCCGGTTGGGGTGAGCTTTCTAACCGGTATTCTGGCAGGATTCCTGGGCATTGGCGGTGGATTGCTGCGCATGCCCGCACTGGTCTACCTGATCGGCTGCCCCACCCACATCGCTGTGGGCACGGACCTGTTCGAAGTGATGATCTCCGGTCTTTACGGTGCGTTCACCTATTCATTGAAAGGGCGCATCGAGATCGTGGCCGTGTTTGTCATGCTCACCGGCGCGGCCATTGGCGCGCAGATCGGCACGGTGGCGACGAAGTACGCGCAAGGTTACGGTATACGGGTGGCCTTCGGAATCGCGGTCGTGTGCTGCATGCTGTCGGTGATCCTGAAACAGTTCAAGTTCAACGTGTCGGCGGCGGTCTTGATCTTATCGACCATAGCGCTCATTTGCCTCTATATCATCAAAATCTTCTGGCAAGGTGCCGCGGAAGAGATCCGGTCGAAACGCCGCCTGCAGCATCAGCAAAGCCAGGGAACGGTATAA